The nucleotide sequence TGTCCCGCAACATAATTTCCAGCAAATCCTTTGTCGGAGGCGTGCAGTAAATTTTGCCCTTGAAGCCATTCTGTACCATCCGGGGAAGCAGGCCAGAGTGGTCGATGTGAGCGTGAGTAATCAGAAAAAAATCAACGTTTTGAGGTCGATACTTGAGTGAGCCAAAATTTCTGCGCTCTATCTCCCTGTTACCCTGATGCATCCCGCAGTCTACTGCGAAGCGATGCGTCCCGGTTTCCATCATATAACATGAGCCGGTAACCGTCTGAGCGGCGCCGAGGAACTGTATTTTCATCTCTGTACTCCGTTTTCCGTCCACAAGAGCGGAAGGTCGAAATTAACAGTTTCAAACCACGGGGAAACACTATATCTTAAGAAGTAACCAAGGCGTATGTTTAAAGGCTGATACGAGATGCTAAAGATGTCAACTTCAGGAGCTGACATGTCAGAACGACAGTTTCTTATTGATGAACTCTCCAAGCAGGAATCTTGGCGACTTTTCCGCATTATGGCAGAAGTCGTCGACGGATTCGACACAATGAGTGATATCCGTAACGGTGTATCCATTTTTGGCTCTGCGCGCGTTACTCCTGACTCCGAACTGTATCAGGATACAGTCAGACTCGCCTCCCTTCTTTCCAAGGCTGGCTATGACGTTATTTCTGGCGGTGGCCCCGGCCTCATGGAGGCCGCAAACAAAGGAGCCAAGGAAGCTGGCGGAGAATCTGTCGGGCTCCATATTGAGTTGCCACACGAACAGGGTGCAAACCCGTATTGCACCACCCGTGTTGATTTCCGCTACTTCTTTGTGCGCAAACTCATGTTTGTAAAATACGCAACAGCATACGTCGCCATGCCCGGTGGCTTTGGTACGCTGGACGAACTTTCAGAAGCGCTGGTGCTTATTCAGACCGAACGCATCAAGAAATTCCCCATCGTGCTCTATGACTCCAGCTACTGGGCCGGACTTATAGACTGGTTCAAAAACCAGCTTATTGCTGGTGGTTTTGCCAAAGAACACGACCTCGACCTCATGAAGATTTGTGACACTCCCGAAGAAGTAGTGAGTTTTATTCAAGAAAACGTTCCCTGCTAATTTTCCAGATGAACCAACAACACAAAGCTTACGCCTATGGCCTGGCGGCAGTACTCTGCTGGAGTACTGTTGCCACGGCCTTCAAACTTTCGCTCGCCCGACTGGACCCGTTCCAGCTCCTGTTCTACTCCTGCCTCTTCTCTCTTCTGGTTCTGCTTTCTGTCCTCGCCCTCACGCGTTCGCTTCACAAGCTCCACGAATTTCGCCGCAAAGAATGGTTTCAGAGTGCCCTGTATGGTGCGCTCAACCCTTTTTTATATTACACAATTCTCTTCAAAGCATATGACCTGCTCCCGGCACAGGAAGCCCAGCCCATTAACTACACATGGGCCATTATGCTTTCCCTGCTTTCTGTGCCCCTCCTGCGCCAGAAACTCCACAAAAAAGACCTGATTGCCCTTTGCCTCAGCTACTTTGGAGTACTTCTTATCTGCACCCACGGCAGGCTCACAGATTTTACATTCCAAAGCCCTCTGGGCGTTTTCCTTGCACTTTTGAGCACCGTCATCTGGGCCGTCTACTGGATAGTCTGCACCAAGGATTCCCGCGACCCAGTCGCAGGACTCACAGCCAACTTCCTTTTTGGCACAGTCTACACCTTTGTTTCGGTCTGCATCTTTTCAAGCCCCCGTCTGCCACAACTGGCAGACAGTCTTGGGCCGCTTTATGTTGGCATTTTTGAAATGGGACTCACCTTTGTTCTTTGGCTCAAGGCAATGCGGCTGACCAGCTCTACAGCCCGCATCAGTACCCTCATCTTTCTCTCGCCTTTTCTTTCGCTCTTTTTCATCAGCGCATTTGTTGGCGAGAATATCCTGCCAGCCACCTGGCTCGGCCTCTTTTTCATCACGCTTGGCATTGCTTTTCAGCAAGTTACGGGCAAGTCATGACAGAATTCTTCACACAGGGTAATATTGTCCACGCGGCAAGTTTCTGATACCACTGCCGGGATTTCACTTTCGGTGGCTCCGGCTCAGTACCACTCCCCTCGCCACCATTCACAACCGTAAATATCAGGGATGTGTTCACCTGAAATTTCAATAGGTAAAATTTTTCCATGAATATCGCATTTGTCAACGCAACCCGCCGTTTTGGCGGTGTCAAAGCCTGGACGCTGGACCTTGCCAGTCGTCTCACAGAAAAAGGGCACCATGCCCCGATCTTTTGCCGCCGGGGCCCCTTCCACACCCGAGCTGTCAAGCTCGGCCTGGAAGCCCACGCCATGAACTTTGGCTTTGACTACAACCCCCTCGCTGTCTGGCGTTTTTACCGCTACTTCAAGCAGCACAACATTGACGCCCTCGTCGTCAACGTTGGCAAAGATATTCGCACCGCAGGTGTTGCCGCACGTCTTGCAGGCATTCCCGTCATTCACCGCGTTGGCCTCCCCCGCGACATGCGCAACACGCCAAAGGTCAAAAATACCCACAAATTTATTGGACCTCAGATTCTTGTTCCCTGCCAGTTCATTAAAGATGGTCTGCTCAAGGAACTTGACTTTTTGCACCCCGAAGAAGTTACCGTCATCCTCACCGGGAAAAAATCCTCTGCGGAACCACCATCTCTCGTACGCAGCCCCCGGCAGATTGCCGTCACAAGTCAGCTCAATCCAGACAAGGGACACGCGGACCTGCTCCATGCCCTCAAGCGTCTCAAGGATGGCGGCTATTCCTTCCATCTGCACGTTGCAGGTACGGGCAAATCTGAAAAAGAACTCAAGCAGCTTGCGCACGAACTTGGGCTTACCGACAACATCACCTGGCACGGCTTTGTGCAGGATATTCGGTCTATTTTGAAACAGGCAGATATTTTTGTTCTTCCTTCCTATTCCGAAGGCCTGCCCAACACCCTGCTTGAGGCAATGTCTGAAGGTCTCGTCCCTGTCGCCCGCAACATTGGCGGCATTGCCGAGGCATGGCCCTTTGACATCAGCCCGCTCGAAAAAACTCTCGTCAAACGCGAGCGTGTTCCCGATCATTTGGTTCATGCGCTCGAAGAGTTGCTTCGTCTTGATAATGAAGCACTTTTTCAGCTTCGCGATGATGTCTGGAACTGGTTTAGGGCCAACAACAGCCTTGACGTCCGTGCCGATGAATTTCTCGCATTCATCAGGGAGCAGTGCCGCCGATGAGCAATCGTACAATTTCGCTTCCACCAGAGTCCGTAAAAAAAATTCTTGTCTGTCAGCTTCGGCAGATTGGTGACGTTATCCTTGCGACTCCAGCCATTCATCTTTTGAAAGAGCGCTACCCTCAGGCCGAGATTCACGTCTTGACCATGAAGATCAACAAGACGGTGCTGGAGCATAATCCAGAAATCAGCAGGCTCTGGCTCATTGACCGCAACGAGCACAAAAATCTGCTGCGCCAGCTCTCGTTTTATCTCACTGTTGCCCGTGAGCGTTTTGACATCATCGTCGATTTTCAGCAGCTTCCGCGCATGCGTAATGTTGTCGCCCTGTCACGCTTCTTTAAGCCCTCAAGCGGCCGTCAGATCCGCCTGACCTTCACCCCGCCGTGGTACAACAAGCCATTTTACACCCACTGGGTCGACATGGAATCTGGCTACGCGGCCATGTCCAAAGCCAGTGTGCTTCGGCCTCTTGGCCTTGCCTGGGACGGTGAGTGTCCCAAAATGTTTTTCACCGAGCAGGAGCGGCAAAAGGCCCGCAAGGAGCTTGCCGCACTTGGCGTCAAGGACACGCATTTTCTCGTGACCGTTGACCCGACGCATCGCCGCAAAACACGTCAGTGGCCTGCCGAGCATTATGGAAAACTCATCCGCTTAGCCTCGGAAGCTGACCCACGTTTACGATTTCTCATTTTTTATGGTCCCGGTGAGGAGCAGGACGCTCGTGCCGTCAAGGATGCCGCGCAGTGTGATGCCGCGATTTTCCCCGAGACCATGTACAGTCTTCGCGAAATGGCCGCACTCATTGAGCAGGCAGCCCTGCATCTTGGGAACTGTTCGGCCCCTCGGCACATGGCTGTTGCCTGTGGTACGCCCTCTTTTGTCGTTCTCGGCTCAACAAGTCAGGGCTGGACATTTCCTTCCGAGGATCACATCGCCTATGCGCTCAAGCTCGACTGCCAGCCCTGCAACGAAAACCGTTGCCCGCGAGGCGACATTGCCTGTTTGCGCACACTGACTGCGGAAAAGATTCTCCCTGAGCTGCAAAAACACATCGATCACATTCAACGTGGAGCTTCACATGCGTTTTCTGTTCATGACATCTAGTTCCTCTTTGTCTGGCGGAACCCGGCAGGCTATGTATCTGGCGCAGGGACTCAGTCGCCGTGGCCACGAGCTGACCTTTTTTGTGCCACACAATGCAGAAATTACAGGACTTGACCAGAGCATTGACTGGCAGAACATGCCAGAAAAACGAAGCGACTGGCGCAAGTTTGTAGAGCGTTTTTTGCCCAGCTCTGGTGAACCATGCGTTGCCCATGCCTTTCACAACAAAGCCAACAAGAAGCTCAGCTGGTGGAGCCTGTCCTGGCGCAGTCGAGGCGTTGTCTGTGTTGGCTATCGCGGCGTTATTTATCGCCCCAACAACCCGCTCCCCTACTGGTCTCCCGGTATGGACTGTTATGTCGTGAACTCCAACGCATGTGGCAAAGTCATTCGCTCTGTTGGTTGCCCAAAGAATAAAATTCGCACGATTTACAACGGCGTCCCGCAGGACCGCATTGCAACCAACTGCACGCCAGCAGAAATGCGCCAGCAGCTCGGCATCCCCGAAAATGCTTTTGTTGTTGGTGCCATCGTCGGAGACAAGCCCGTTAAGGGGCTCGACTATTTAGTCAAGGCAATGGCTCACTCCGGCATTGACGCCCATCTCGTCGCAGTCGGCACCAAGCGCCCCGAGTGGAAAAGTAAATGTCAGGCCCTCGGATTTGGCGATCGGGCGCACTTCCCCGGACGCATTGAGAATGTTGCAGACTATCTCCAAATTTTCGACTGTTTCGTTTTGCCCTCCATCTCGGAGAGCATGCCGAACGTCCTAATTGAAGCCTTTGGCTTTGGACTCCCCTGCATTGGCAGTGCCGTCGGTGGCGTTCCAGAGCTGATTACCAGCAATGGTCTGCTCGTTCCGCCCAAGAAAGTCGCCCCACTCGCCGCCGCACTCCAGCGCATGGCCTCTGACACAGAAGCTCGCCAGCGTTGGGGGCGTGCCAGCCTTGAACGCGCTCAGGAATTCACCCTCGAAAAAAAAGTCGAGCGCAGCATTCAGGTTTACAATGAACTGCTCGCCCGGCGTGGTATGCCTCGTATTTAACGAGACTCCGTCTCGTGCTCTGCAAGGGGCACCGGGCGGGCGGGTGTTTTATTGGGGCGCTGCCCCAAACCCTGCAAGGGGCGCTGCCCCTTGACCCCGCCCAAGGACGAGGCCCTTGGGAATCCCGCTATCGCCCGAAATAAAAGGGGACCGAAATGTGATGAGAGCTACGCTCTCCTCTCCATTTCGGTCCCCTTTTTTTCGGTCTAGTTAACTGGACGTGTGTTCTTTTTCTTTGCGCCTCACCCCCTTTCTTTCTGAACGCTCGCGTTCAGAAAGAAAATGGTGGCAACTCGCAGAAGAGAAAGACTTTCTTATCGCCTTCTCACCCAAGTTTAAAAGCCGTGCAAGCGAAGCTTGCACGGCTTTTAAACTCGATGAGGATACGTAAGGGAATCATTCCCTTACGCGGGGTCCGGGGCTGGCCCCGGTTCCTCCCCTCTCAGTTCCACCCTTCTGGCCCTACACAACCCCTAACTCACGCCAAAGCTGCTGGGTCGCAACCTTAAGACTAAACCGCTCGACGACAGTACGCCGGGCCTGAACGGCAATGCGATGCCGCAGAAAGGGGTCTCGAGCAAGGAGGCGAATGTAGTGCGCCATTTCCTTGTCGCTGCTGACGAGAAAACCATTTTCTCCATGCCGAATAATCTCACGATTAAACCCAACATCCGAGGCAATGGGGGCAACGCCGCAGGCCATGTACTGAAGGAGCTTAAAGCCGCACTTTCCACGAGTGTACTCGTCGTCTGTGAGGGGCATCAAGCCAATATCCATCGCCTGAAGCTGGGTAACTTCATGCTCAGAAGACCAACGCTCGTAGTGGTAATCAAAGGCACCGGAAAACTCGACGTTGTCAGAGCCAGAGACAACCATAAACTTTACATCAGCATCTGATTGAAGCTCAGAAACAATTCCAGGAAGAAAAAAAAGATTGCCAGAGGTCCCCATCCATCCCACGACGGGCTTGGAATGAACGGTAGCTCCGACAGAAGCAGGAACATACCGATCTGTGTCTAGTGGGGTTGGCATGATGAATATTCGAGAAGCAACAGCGCGTACCTGCTCTGCAAGATACGAATTCCCTGCAACTACGACATCAACCTTAGAACACACCCGAAGAAGGCGTTTTTTTAAACGCGCAGTTCGTCGAGGGGAGACGTTTCCCTGGTTGGGGTGCGTTGTCCACAGAGCATCGTCAAAATCAAAGACAAGGGTTTGCGCTTTGCGACGAAGAAGAAAAAGCTCCAGCGAAGAAAGAAGTTTCTTTTGGAGAACGATGACCTTGGCTCTAGGGAGGGTCGAGTAAAACCCGACCCGCTGAAGAGCTGTTTTAGGAATCTGCACATCTTTGATATGCAAGCCACGCTTCCGGGCATCCTCAACAAATGGGACAACGCGGAACCGAACACTTGGCATGGTTAACCCTGAGTGGCGAATGTGCAGTATGTCTAGCATATTACAAATATTCAGACTCGATTGCAGCCTGCCCGTTTTGGGTCATCAACCGGAAAAACTGAAGTGCCCTTTTTTCGACAGGCGCAACAGGGAATTTCATCCCGCAGCTTCCGCATTTTACCATCGCAGGCTGAGTTGGAGCAACCAGCGGCAACTCTTTCTTACATCCAGGGCACTCGTAAAAAAACACAAGTTCAAAGCCTTTTGGTGTAACAGGGGACAAAGGCTTTTTTGTCTCAGCCATTTACTTCTCCTCGAGCAGAACCTCACCCGTCATTTCAGCGGGAGGCGTCACACCCCAAAGGCCAAGAATCGTGGGGGCAATGTCCCCCAGCTTTCCGGACTTCAAAGCGTAGCGAGATTCTTCATTTTCAATAAGATAGAGCGGGACAGGATTCATACTGTGTGCAGTATGCGGTCCACCGTCAGCATCGAGCATCTGCTCGGCATTTCCGTGGTCAGCAGTCAGCAACACACGCCCACCTTTTTTGAGAACAGCGTCAATAATGCGCTGAGCGCAGGCATCAACGGCTTTTCCAGCCTGAACAACAGCAGGAATACTTCCGGTGTGCCCGACCATGTCAAAATTCGCAAGGTTGAGCACAGCAAAAGAATAAGAATTTTCTGACCACAGCTCTTCAAAAGCATCCGCAACGAGATACGCACTCATTTCGGGCTTCTGGTCGTACGTTGCAACTTCACGAGGAGACGGAATAAGCTTGCGGTCTTCGCCCTCGAAAGGCTCCTCGCGTCCGCCGTTGAAAAAGTACGTCACATGGGCATACTTCTCAGTTTCGGCAATACGGAGCTGACGAACACCAAGCCCGGAAACAACTTCCCCCATCCCCATGTGAATATCTTCTGGCGGAAAAGCCGCAGGGAGCGGAAACGAAGACTCATATTCAGTCATCGTGGCAAAACCTGCGAGCGTAGGCCGAACAGCGCGGCTAAAGCCATCAAACGCGTCATCAAACAGCGTTCTGGAAATCTGGCGGGCACGGTCTGCGCGGAAATTGAAGAAAAAGAGACCGTCTCCATCTTCGATGCAAGCGACAGGGGAACCGTCTTTTTGAGTCAAAATGCGAGGCTTGATAAACTCGTCATACTCACCAGCGGCATAGGCTTTGGAAAACAGCTCAACGGGGTCAGTTTCACGCTGGCCCTTGCCTTCGGTCAGCCCTTCATAGGCAAGCTGAATACGTTCCCAGCGGCTGTCTCGGTCCATCGCATAATAGCGACCTGTCACACTCGCGACCTGTCCCCACCCAAGTTCCTGCATTTTTGCGACAAGGCGCTTCATAAACCCGATGCCCTTTTCTGGCCCGGTATCACGCCCATCAGCAAAGGCATGCACATACGCAGGAACACCGGCACGCTTTGCCGCTTCGAGCAAGGCATACAGGTGGTTCAGGTGGCTATGCACACCGCCATCAGAAAGAAGGCCCATCAAATGAAGCCGGGAACCCTTTTCCTTGAGCACCTGCAACAACTCTGCAAGCGCAGGACGAGAAGCAAAGGTTCCCTGTTCAATAGCCATGTCGATACGGGTCATATCCTGATACACAACCCGCCCAGCGCCAAGGTTCATGTGCCCAACCTCGGAGTTTCCCATAAAGCCCTCAGGCAGGCCAACAGCGCGGCCAGAACACTTGAGTGTTGTCGAGGGATAGCTTTTGCTAATTCGGTCAAGGTTTGGCGTATTGGACAAAATCACGCCATTGCCTTTTCCTTCTGGGGCAAGACCCCATCCGTCCAGAATGAGTAAAAGAGTCGGGGTAAGCTGAGACATGGAAACCTCCTCCTGATGGCAATAAAGACTCTGTGTACGAAAGACCTAGTTGTCGCTTTCTGCGAAGTTCAGCTCAAGACGCTCAGCTTCTGCCCACAGGCCTTCGAGGTTATAAAAATCTCGAGAATCTTCCTGGAAAACGTGTACGAGGACATCGTTCAGATCGACAAGGATCCATGCGTTGCTCTTGTATCCTTCCATTCCAAGATATTCCCATCCGGCCTCGCCGCTTTTGTCCAAAACGTAGTCGGCAAGGGCCTGACCGTGTTTCAGGCTACCAGCGGTGACGACAACAACACCTTCGGTGATGCCACTCAGTCCAGCAACATCAAGAGCAAGGATATCCCGCCCTTTTTTCTCGTCCAGCCAAAGGGCGATCTGCTGCATTTTCTCACTGACACTCAGGGTGGTGTTTTTCTCAGTATTGCTCATTGCTCTGCAATAGCTCCTTTTTCTCGTGGGAGAACAAAACCGTCCCACTTCGATTTTCTTTCATCAAAATGTATCGCACACGTATTGCGAATTCACCACAGCAATACGCCATGCTCAAAAAATATGAAGGGGGAAAACTCCCCCTTTTTATCAAAGCGGCTCATCACATAAAGCATTTCCCGCTGACCCGCAATCACGAGACCGCGCACAAATGCCGCAACCAAAACATTTTTCCTGCGGGAAGAACCCGCGCCATCGGATATTTTTGGGCCGCGAGAGACCTGTTTGCCAAAATCTCATCCAAGAGCTGATTCTTCTCCTCTCCAGCAGCAAGCAAAAGGATATTATGCGCTGCATTTATGACAGGGAGCGTCATCGTCACCCGAGGAACCGGGGGCACGCCC is from Desulfobaculum bizertense DSM 18034 and encodes:
- a CDS encoding glycosyltransferase family 4 protein, with product MRFLFMTSSSSLSGGTRQAMYLAQGLSRRGHELTFFVPHNAEITGLDQSIDWQNMPEKRSDWRKFVERFLPSSGEPCVAHAFHNKANKKLSWWSLSWRSRGVVCVGYRGVIYRPNNPLPYWSPGMDCYVVNSNACGKVIRSVGCPKNKIRTIYNGVPQDRIATNCTPAEMRQQLGIPENAFVVGAIVGDKPVKGLDYLVKAMAHSGIDAHLVAVGTKRPEWKSKCQALGFGDRAHFPGRIENVADYLQIFDCFVLPSISESMPNVLIEAFGFGLPCIGSAVGGVPELITSNGLLVPPKKVAPLAAALQRMASDTEARQRWGRASLERAQEFTLEKKVERSIQVYNELLARRGMPRI
- the rsfS gene encoding ribosome silencing factor; amino-acid sequence: MSNTEKNTTLSVSEKMQQIALWLDEKKGRDILALDVAGLSGITEGVVVVTAGSLKHGQALADYVLDKSGEAGWEYLGMEGYKSNAWILVDLNDVLVHVFQEDSRDFYNLEGLWAEAERLELNFAESDN
- a CDS encoding DMT family transporter, with translation MNQQHKAYAYGLAAVLCWSTVATAFKLSLARLDPFQLLFYSCLFSLLVLLSVLALTRSLHKLHEFRRKEWFQSALYGALNPFLYYTILFKAYDLLPAQEAQPINYTWAIMLSLLSVPLLRQKLHKKDLIALCLSYFGVLLICTHGRLTDFTFQSPLGVFLALLSTVIWAVYWIVCTKDSRDPVAGLTANFLFGTVYTFVSVCIFSSPRLPQLADSLGPLYVGIFEMGLTFVLWLKAMRLTSSTARISTLIFLSPFLSLFFISAFVGENILPATWLGLFFITLGIAFQQVTGKS
- a CDS encoding TIGR00730 family Rossman fold protein, whose protein sequence is MSERQFLIDELSKQESWRLFRIMAEVVDGFDTMSDIRNGVSIFGSARVTPDSELYQDTVRLASLLSKAGYDVISGGGPGLMEAANKGAKEAGGESVGLHIELPHEQGANPYCTTRVDFRYFFVRKLMFVKYATAYVAMPGGFGTLDELSEALVLIQTERIKKFPIVLYDSSYWAGLIDWFKNQLIAGGFAKEHDLDLMKICDTPEEVVSFIQENVPC
- a CDS encoding glycosyltransferase family 9 protein, translated to MSNRTISLPPESVKKILVCQLRQIGDVILATPAIHLLKERYPQAEIHVLTMKINKTVLEHNPEISRLWLIDRNEHKNLLRQLSFYLTVARERFDIIVDFQQLPRMRNVVALSRFFKPSSGRQIRLTFTPPWYNKPFYTHWVDMESGYAAMSKASVLRPLGLAWDGECPKMFFTEQERQKARKELAALGVKDTHFLVTVDPTHRRKTRQWPAEHYGKLIRLASEADPRLRFLIFYGPGEEQDARAVKDAAQCDAAIFPETMYSLREMAALIEQAALHLGNCSAPRHMAVACGTPSFVVLGSTSQGWTFPSEDHIAYALKLDCQPCNENRCPRGDIACLRTLTAEKILPELQKHIDHIQRGASHAFSVHDI
- a CDS encoding glycosyltransferase, translated to MNIAFVNATRRFGGVKAWTLDLASRLTEKGHHAPIFCRRGPFHTRAVKLGLEAHAMNFGFDYNPLAVWRFYRYFKQHNIDALVVNVGKDIRTAGVAARLAGIPVIHRVGLPRDMRNTPKVKNTHKFIGPQILVPCQFIKDGLLKELDFLHPEEVTVILTGKKSSAEPPSLVRSPRQIAVTSQLNPDKGHADLLHALKRLKDGGYSFHLHVAGTGKSEKELKQLAHELGLTDNITWHGFVQDIRSILKQADIFVLPSYSEGLPNTLLEAMSEGLVPVARNIGGIAEAWPFDISPLEKTLVKRERVPDHLVHALEELLRLDNEALFQLRDDVWNWFRANNSLDVRADEFLAFIREQCRR
- the gpmI gene encoding 2,3-bisphosphoglycerate-independent phosphoglycerate mutase; the encoded protein is MSQLTPTLLLILDGWGLAPEGKGNGVILSNTPNLDRISKSYPSTTLKCSGRAVGLPEGFMGNSEVGHMNLGAGRVVYQDMTRIDMAIEQGTFASRPALAELLQVLKEKGSRLHLMGLLSDGGVHSHLNHLYALLEAAKRAGVPAYVHAFADGRDTGPEKGIGFMKRLVAKMQELGWGQVASVTGRYYAMDRDSRWERIQLAYEGLTEGKGQRETDPVELFSKAYAAGEYDEFIKPRILTQKDGSPVACIEDGDGLFFFNFRADRARQISRTLFDDAFDGFSRAVRPTLAGFATMTEYESSFPLPAAFPPEDIHMGMGEVVSGLGVRQLRIAETEKYAHVTYFFNGGREEPFEGEDRKLIPSPREVATYDQKPEMSAYLVADAFEELWSENSYSFAVLNLANFDMVGHTGSIPAVVQAGKAVDACAQRIIDAVLKKGGRVLLTADHGNAEQMLDADGGPHTAHSMNPVPLYLIENEESRYALKSGKLGDIAPTILGLWGVTPPAEMTGEVLLEEK
- a CDS encoding glycosyltransferase family 4 protein, encoding MLDILHIRHSGLTMPSVRFRVVPFVEDARKRGLHIKDVQIPKTALQRVGFYSTLPRAKVIVLQKKLLSSLELFLLRRKAQTLVFDFDDALWTTHPNQGNVSPRRTARLKKRLLRVCSKVDVVVAGNSYLAEQVRAVASRIFIMPTPLDTDRYVPASVGATVHSKPVVGWMGTSGNLFFLPGIVSELQSDADVKFMVVSGSDNVEFSGAFDYHYERWSSEHEVTQLQAMDIGLMPLTDDEYTRGKCGFKLLQYMACGVAPIASDVGFNREIIRHGENGFLVSSDKEMAHYIRLLARDPFLRHRIAVQARRTVVERFSLKVATQQLWRELGVV